CCGGGGATAACGCATTGGCGACAAAAACTGTGGGATCGGGATCCCAACGAATAATATCCAATTTTTCCCCGTGCAACTCTTGAACGATTGCTTGAACCCGCGTCCCTTTGTTACCCACACACGATCCCACCGGATCGACATTGGGATCGTCGGCCCATACGGCAATTTTGGTCCGTGCTCCCGCTTCGCGCGCAATCCCTTTAATTTCGACCACACCATCATGAATTTCTGGCACTTCGAGTTCAAATAAACGCTTAATCAATCCCGGATGATTACGGGAGACAAATATTTGTGGTCCTTTATTGGTCTTTTTGACCTCCACCACATATAATTTGACCCGTTCGTTAGCTCGCAAACGTTCACCCGGTACCTGCTCACTAGGCATCATAATGGCTTCAGTACGTCCTAAATCGATATAGACAAGGCCCCGCTCTGCCCGTTGGACTAACCCCGTGACAATGTCGCCTTCTCTTCCCACAAATTCCTCGTAAATCAATCCACGTTCCGCTTCACGAATACGCTGCACAATCACTTGTTTAGCGGTTTGAGCAGCAATGCGGCCGAAATTTTTGGGTGTCACTTCAAACTCAAGAATATCGCCTTCCACAGAGCCAGGGCGTATTTCACGAGCCTCGTCCAGCCCTACTTCTAAACGATGATCCTGCACCTCTGCCACGACAGTCTTCTGTGCCCATACTTGTGTAGCTCCGGTTTGCCTGTCAATACGTACGCGCACGTTTTGGGCGGAGGCAAAATTACGCCGATATGCCGAGATAAGCGCCGATTCAATTGCCTGAAAGAGAATTTCCTTATCTATGCCCCGTTCTCGTTCCAGATCATCTAACGCGCTCAGCAATTCCGAATTCACCCAATATCCCCCCTAAAAGGAGCCTTGGCCCCTGTCAAGCGAAAAGAGTGGGAAGATC
The Sulfobacillus thermosulfidooxidans DNA segment above includes these coding regions:
- the nusA gene encoding transcription termination factor NusA, translated to MNSELLSALDDLERERGIDKEILFQAIESALISAYRRNFASAQNVRVRIDRQTGATQVWAQKTVVAEVQDHRLEVGLDEAREIRPGSVEGDILEFEVTPKNFGRIAAQTAKQVIVQRIREAERGLIYEEFVGREGDIVTGLVQRAERGLVYIDLGRTEAIMMPSEQVPGERLRANERVKLYVVEVKKTNKGPQIFVSRNHPGLIKRLFELEVPEIHDGVVEIKGIAREAGARTKIAVWADDPNVDPVGSCVGNKGTRVQAIVQELHGEKLDIIRWDPDPTVFVANALSPAQVTEVVVEPDTRVARVVVPDNQLSLGIGKEGQNARLAAKLTGWKVDLRSESQVSNSGSWW